In Marivirga salinae, a single window of DNA contains:
- a CDS encoding amidophosphoribosyltransferase → MSDSIKHECGIALIRLRKPLQYFIDKYGPLYAMNKLYLLMEKQHNRGQDGAGVGNVKLNVDPGHRYISRYRSVDNQPITQIFKKISKKYKKARKEGGKWYNQEKWLKENCAFTGEVWLGHLRYGTHGQNAIENCHPMLRQNNWKNRSLMVAGNFNMTNVEELFDILTELGQHPKEKVDTVTVMEKIGHFLDEENQRIFEQHKDEYTNAEITQIIEEKLDLLDVLQRACRDFDGGYAMAGITGAGHAFVARDPFGIRPAHFYADDEVVVVASEKTAIKTAFNVNYEDIQEIKPAHALVINTKGDYKMEQFIEPLERKSCSFERIYFSRGSDPQIYAERKMLGKLLVPKILEAIDYDLENTVFSYIPNTAETSFLGMMEGMEQHLAKRQLQELRSTREDDKALEKLLAFRPRVEKLVIKDAKLRTFITDDQHRDELVAHVYDTTYEVIKKKVDTVVVIDDSIVRGTTLEKSILRMLDRLEPKKIIIVSSAPQIRFPDCYGIDMSKMKDFIAFRAVLALLKETKQENVLEEAYQKCLTSDNTENHVKDVFAPFSYEQVSQKIAELVKIDTIEAEVEVIYQTVENLHKASPDHLGDWYFTGDFPTQGGNRVVNKAFVNFMEGKEVRAY, encoded by the coding sequence ATGAGCGATAGCATAAAACACGAATGCGGAATAGCCCTAATCCGCTTAAGAAAACCACTTCAATATTTCATAGATAAATACGGTCCGCTTTATGCCATGAATAAGCTGTACTTGTTAATGGAAAAGCAACATAACCGTGGACAAGACGGAGCCGGAGTGGGCAATGTAAAGCTAAATGTGGATCCGGGTCATCGATATATAAGTAGGTATCGCTCAGTTGATAATCAGCCCATTACCCAAATTTTTAAGAAAATTTCCAAGAAATATAAAAAAGCTAGGAAAGAAGGGGGTAAGTGGTATAACCAAGAGAAATGGCTGAAAGAGAATTGTGCTTTTACTGGTGAAGTTTGGTTAGGTCACTTAAGGTATGGTACACACGGTCAAAATGCTATTGAGAATTGCCATCCAATGTTACGTCAAAATAACTGGAAAAACAGAAGTTTGATGGTGGCTGGAAACTTCAATATGACCAACGTTGAAGAATTATTTGATATTTTAACCGAGCTAGGGCAGCATCCTAAAGAAAAAGTAGATACCGTTACGGTGATGGAGAAAATCGGCCATTTCTTGGATGAAGAAAACCAAAGAATTTTTGAACAGCATAAGGATGAATATACGAATGCTGAAATCACTCAAATAATTGAAGAAAAACTAGATTTACTGGATGTATTGCAACGCGCTTGTCGGGATTTTGATGGCGGCTATGCTATGGCAGGCATCACTGGTGCTGGCCATGCTTTTGTAGCAAGAGATCCATTTGGTATCAGACCTGCTCATTTCTACGCTGATGATGAAGTTGTGGTGGTAGCTTCTGAGAAAACAGCTATTAAAACTGCTTTCAATGTTAATTATGAGGATATACAGGAAATCAAACCTGCTCATGCTTTAGTCATCAATACTAAAGGGGATTATAAAATGGAGCAATTTATTGAGCCTTTGGAGCGTAAATCATGCAGTTTTGAAAGAATTTACTTCTCAAGAGGTTCTGATCCTCAAATTTATGCTGAGCGTAAAATGTTAGGTAAGCTTTTAGTTCCTAAAATATTAGAAGCCATCGATTATGATTTAGAGAACACAGTTTTTTCATATATCCCCAATACAGCCGAGACTTCCTTTTTAGGAATGATGGAAGGTATGGAGCAGCATTTAGCTAAAAGGCAATTACAGGAATTAAGAAGTACTCGAGAAGATGATAAAGCTTTAGAAAAATTATTAGCTTTCCGTCCGAGAGTTGAGAAGTTGGTGATTAAAGATGCTAAATTAAGAACTTTCATTACGGACGATCAGCATAGAGATGAATTAGTAGCCCACGTTTATGATACCACATATGAAGTTATAAAAAAGAAGGTGGATACGGTTGTGGTAATTGATGATTCTATTGTTCGTGGTACAACTTTAGAGAAAAGTATCTTAAGAATGTTGGATAGATTGGAGCCTAAGAAGATTATCATTGTGTCCTCAGCCCCACAAATTCGATTCCCTGATTGCTATGGAATTGATATGAGTAAAATGAAAGATTTTATTGCTTTTAGAGCTGTTTTAGCTTTACTCAAAGAAACCAAGCAAGAAAATGTTTTGGAGGAAGCCTATCAAAAATGCTTAACAAGTGATAATACTGAAAATCATGTGAAAGATGTTTTTGCACCATTTAGCTATGAGCAAGTCTCACAAAAAATAGCAGAATTGGTGAAAATTGATACCATTGAAGCTGAAGTAGAAGTAATTTACCAAACGGTAGAGAATTTGCATAAAGCGAGTCCAGACCATTTAGGCGATTGGTATTTTACAGGCGATTTCCCAACCCAAGGTGGAAATAGAGTCGTAAATAAAGCTTTTGTCAATTTTATGGAAGGGAAAGAAGTAAGGGCTTATTAA
- a CDS encoding sugar porter family MFS transporter — MFKNSYVFFISLTAALGGFLFGFDTAVISGAEQAIQEIWQLSDWMHGFSIAVALYGTVIGALAAGYPANRFGRKPMLLLIGVLYTVSALGSALAPDVNTFMFFRFLGGLGVGASSVIAPMYISEIAPAGKRGMLVALFQFNVVLGILIAYFSNYLIALADLDSSWRWMLGVEIIPAVLYSLLSIRLPRSPRWLIANHNDYEEARTVLTKTDPENVDRIIQNIEKEKAKMERKEGFFALFKIKYFKFTFMAILIAFFNQLSGINAIIYFAPRIFESAGISTENGLLSTMGIGFINVIATMFGLYLIDRMGRKFLLYLGSAGYLISLSLMAISFSGDIIPSNLLPFFVFLFIAAHAVGSGSIIWAFIAEIFPNKLRAHGQSIGSFTHWLFAAIIANVFPYFASTFGSSVIFWFFAVMMLVQLLWAIFIMPETKGRELEEIK, encoded by the coding sequence ATGTTCAAAAACTCTTACGTATTTTTCATATCATTAACGGCTGCTTTGGGCGGCTTTTTATTTGGTTTTGATACTGCCGTAATTTCAGGTGCGGAGCAAGCCATACAAGAAATATGGCAACTTTCAGATTGGATGCATGGATTTTCAATTGCTGTTGCTTTATACGGAACCGTAATTGGTGCCTTGGCTGCAGGCTATCCAGCCAATCGGTTTGGTAGAAAACCTATGCTCTTGCTCATTGGTGTTCTTTATACCGTTTCTGCTTTAGGTTCAGCTTTGGCTCCTGATGTCAATACATTCATGTTTTTTAGATTTTTAGGAGGCTTAGGTGTTGGCGCTTCGTCCGTGATTGCCCCAATGTATATTAGCGAAATTGCCCCCGCTGGAAAAAGAGGAATGTTAGTGGCACTCTTTCAATTCAATGTAGTTTTAGGAATTCTAATTGCTTATTTCTCTAATTATTTGATAGCATTAGCTGATTTAGATAGCAGCTGGAGATGGATGTTGGGTGTAGAAATTATCCCGGCTGTGTTATATTCTTTATTAAGTATTCGATTACCTCGAAGCCCCAGATGGTTAATAGCTAATCATAATGATTATGAAGAAGCTCGAACTGTTTTAACCAAGACGGATCCTGAAAATGTGGATCGTATCATTCAAAATATTGAAAAGGAAAAAGCAAAAATGGAGCGAAAGGAAGGCTTTTTTGCACTGTTCAAAATTAAATATTTCAAATTCACCTTCATGGCAATCTTGATTGCTTTCTTTAATCAATTATCAGGTATAAATGCTATCATATACTTTGCCCCTAGGATTTTTGAATCTGCTGGAATCAGCACTGAGAACGGCTTACTTTCCACCATGGGGATTGGATTTATCAATGTTATAGCCACTATGTTCGGATTATATTTGATTGATAGAATGGGAAGAAAATTTTTGCTTTATCTAGGCTCGGCCGGTTATTTGATTTCCTTGAGTTTAATGGCCATAAGTTTTAGTGGAGATATTATCCCTTCTAATTTACTCCCGTTTTTTGTGTTTTTATTCATTGCAGCTCACGCAGTAGGTAGTGGCTCCATTATTTGGGCTTTTATAGCCGAGATTTTCCCTAACAAATTAAGAGCCCATGGTCAGTCAATTGGGAGTTTCACTCATTGGTTATTTGCGGCCATAATTGCGAACGTATTTCCTTATTTCGCCAGCACTTTTGGTTCTTCTGTCATCTTTTGGTTTTTTGCCGTAATGATGCTTGTTCAATTATTATGGGCAATTTTTATTATGCCTGAAACAAAAGGAAGAGAATTGGAAGAGATAAAATAG
- a CDS encoding TetR/AcrR family transcriptional regulator, with translation MAKKQTAKPIDSKIKEAYIDFVLEHGKEPASIYKFAKDLKMKEVDFYNHFNSFKALQKHIWADFLKETINNLHAEETFVEYSSREKLLALYFTLIEVLKTNRSYAMMDLQKMRKGDLKPAFLDAFKKQFYKFVDEILLQGKETEEIVDRPVIGDRYSEGLWIQTLFILQFWANDDSKDFEKTDAAIEKAVNVAYDLMGKSPLDSMFDFAKFIFQNR, from the coding sequence ATGGCAAAAAAGCAAACAGCAAAACCAATCGATTCAAAAATAAAAGAAGCCTATATTGACTTTGTTTTAGAACATGGAAAGGAACCTGCTTCCATCTACAAATTCGCTAAGGATTTGAAAATGAAAGAAGTAGATTTTTATAATCATTTTAATTCATTCAAAGCATTACAAAAGCATATTTGGGCTGATTTCTTAAAGGAGACCATTAATAATTTGCATGCAGAAGAAACATTCGTGGAATATTCTTCAAGAGAAAAGTTATTGGCTTTATACTTCACTTTAATTGAAGTATTAAAAACTAATCGCTCTTATGCAATGATGGATCTACAGAAAATGAGAAAGGGAGATTTGAAGCCAGCTTTCTTAGATGCCTTCAAAAAGCAATTCTACAAATTTGTTGATGAAATATTGCTTCAAGGAAAGGAAACTGAAGAAATTGTGGATAGACCTGTGATTGGAGATCGTTATTCAGAAGGTTTATGGATCCAAACATTATTTATCCTTCAATTTTGGGCTAATGATGACAGCAAGGATTTTGAAAAAACAGATGCAGCTATAGAAAAAGCGGTAAATGTTGCTTATGATTTGATGGGTAAAAGCCCATTAGATTCAATGTTTGATTTTGCCAAATTCATATTTCAAAACCGATAA
- a CDS encoding ABC1 kinase family protein: protein MSDRKEQSRIPISKIQRASKFVSTGARVGGNYIKHYSKKAFNPKMDRTQLDLDNAEDIYGSLSELKGSALKVAQMLSMDRNLLPPAYQEKFTMSQYSAPPLSYPLVVKTFQKTLGKSPEAIFDTFTKSAVNAASMGQVHQATKGDKTYAVKIQYPGVADSISSDLRLVRPFATRLFNMSNAELDHYMSEVEGKLMEEADYGLELQRSKEITEAMAGKIDGLYFPKYYKELSGDRVITMDWLDGVHLKEFLATNPSQEIKNKIGQALWDFYNFQFHELRQVHADPHPGNFMFMDDGTMGIIDFGCIKEIPDDFYENYFALLKPGFMQDKEEIDKRFKALDFFHENDSPAERKIFSSVFLEMIGMLSKPFQYDTFNFGNNDFFEEIYAMGERVSNMKEVRNSNGARGSRHGLYVNRTYFGLYNMLNQLDAEVNITKPEWLNGSTEKVA, encoded by the coding sequence ATGAGCGATAGAAAAGAACAATCCCGAATCCCTATTTCTAAAATTCAACGTGCCAGTAAATTTGTTTCAACGGGTGCAAGAGTAGGAGGGAATTACATAAAACATTATTCAAAGAAAGCCTTCAATCCTAAAATGGATCGAACGCAATTGGATTTAGATAATGCCGAAGATATTTATGGCTCCTTAAGTGAGTTGAAGGGTAGTGCATTAAAAGTGGCTCAAATGCTAAGTATGGACAGGAATTTACTACCTCCTGCTTATCAGGAGAAATTCACTATGTCTCAATATAGCGCCCCGCCATTATCTTATCCTTTGGTGGTGAAAACTTTTCAAAAAACATTAGGCAAAAGCCCTGAGGCAATTTTTGATACCTTTACTAAAAGTGCTGTGAATGCGGCTTCTATGGGGCAGGTACATCAAGCAACTAAAGGTGACAAAACCTATGCCGTTAAAATCCAATATCCTGGTGTTGCGGATAGCATTAGTTCTGATTTGAGATTAGTTCGGCCATTCGCCACTCGCTTATTCAATATGAGCAATGCGGAATTAGATCACTACATGAGTGAGGTAGAAGGTAAGTTGATGGAAGAAGCTGATTATGGTTTAGAATTGCAGCGTTCAAAAGAAATCACTGAAGCTATGGCTGGTAAAATTGATGGATTATATTTTCCAAAATATTATAAAGAGTTATCGGGCGATAGGGTGATTACCATGGATTGGTTAGATGGAGTTCATTTAAAAGAATTTTTGGCAACAAATCCATCTCAAGAAATTAAAAATAAGATCGGTCAGGCACTTTGGGATTTTTACAATTTCCAATTTCATGAACTAAGACAAGTACATGCCGATCCACATCCGGGGAATTTCATGTTCATGGATGATGGAACCATGGGAATCATCGATTTCGGATGTATTAAAGAAATTCCAGATGATTTCTATGAAAATTATTTTGCGCTACTTAAGCCTGGTTTTATGCAGGATAAAGAAGAGATTGATAAACGATTTAAAGCTTTGGATTTCTTTCATGAAAACGATAGCCCAGCGGAAAGAAAAATTTTCAGTTCTGTCTTTTTAGAAATGATTGGCATGTTGAGCAAGCCTTTCCAATATGATACTTTCAATTTTGGCAATAATGATTTCTTTGAAGAAATTTATGCAATGGGCGAGCGAGTTTCTAATATGAAAGAAGTGAGAAATAGCAATGGCGCTAGAGGTTCAAGACATGGATTATATGTGAACCGAACTTATTTCGGACTTTATAACATGCTTAATCAACTAGATGCAGAAGTGAACATCACCAAACCTGAGTGGTTAAATGGAAGTACTGAAAAAGTAGCGTAA
- a CDS encoding DUF2905 domain-containing protein: protein MQTNNSLGKYLIIIGACVILAGIIIYFFHDKLQWIGKLPGDIRIEKENFRFYFPITTMLLVSLIVSVLFRLLRNFL from the coding sequence ATGCAAACAAATAACTCTTTAGGTAAATATTTAATCATAATTGGTGCCTGCGTCATTCTAGCAGGCATCATTATCTATTTTTTCCATGACAAACTGCAGTGGATAGGGAAACTTCCAGGAGACATACGAATAGAAAAAGAGAATTTCCGGTTTTATTTCCCGATTACTACTATGTTATTAGTAAGTTTAATTGTTTCTGTTTTATTTCGATTACTTAGAAATTTTCTATAA
- a CDS encoding DUF4249 domain-containing protein, producing MKNNLKFIILSLILFSGCQKEVDLKIDESESKLVLNAWFKTEQHPVVEVNRSTFIFDKRGTDNIQNAEVILFENDKEIGFLEHFGSGFYQNENIEIKPDTEYKIIAKVDGFEDVVAIEKSLETFKEGDLQFEYTSEEVNHQYGNGSESEITLTFKDNPSSEDFYLFMLKRNAKEWSIDNPEDTTYIKYDAYLESSDLQIEFVYLNSMGQMQVLKDELFNGNEYTIRFTTNNLSDAFYGGEDYEASSEYVFEIHKISKSFYLYLKSLELNQYPDPFTEPTQIFTNVENGYGILATSTVVEIPIEIKDANK from the coding sequence ATGAAAAATAATCTAAAGTTTATCATACTTTCTTTAATTCTGTTTTCAGGATGCCAGAAAGAAGTGGATTTGAAAATCGATGAAAGTGAATCCAAATTAGTACTAAATGCCTGGTTTAAAACTGAGCAACATCCTGTAGTGGAAGTTAATCGATCTACTTTTATTTTTGATAAAAGAGGAACTGACAACATTCAAAATGCTGAAGTAATCTTATTTGAAAATGACAAGGAAATTGGATTTCTAGAACATTTTGGTTCAGGTTTTTATCAAAATGAAAACATCGAAATTAAACCTGATACAGAATACAAAATCATTGCAAAAGTTGATGGTTTTGAGGATGTTGTCGCAATCGAAAAATCATTAGAGACATTTAAAGAAGGAGATTTACAATTTGAATATACATCAGAAGAAGTAAATCACCAATATGGTAACGGAAGCGAATCAGAAATTACTCTTACTTTTAAAGACAACCCTTCTTCAGAAGATTTCTATTTATTTATGTTAAAACGGAATGCCAAAGAATGGAGTATTGACAATCCAGAAGATACTACTTATATTAAATACGATGCTTATTTAGAATCATCAGATTTACAAATCGAATTTGTTTATCTGAATTCGATGGGCCAAATGCAAGTCCTAAAAGATGAACTCTTTAACGGAAATGAATATACAATTCGATTTACAACAAATAATTTATCTGATGCCTTCTATGGAGGTGAAGATTATGAAGCCAGTTCTGAGTATGTCTTTGAAATTCATAAAATTAGTAAATCTTTTTATTTGTATTTGAAAAGCTTAGAACTTAACCAATACCCTGATCCATTTACAGAGCCTACACAAATCTTTACTAATGTGGAAAATGGTTACGGAATTCTAGCTACATCCACAGTTGTTGAGATCCCGATAGAAATTAAAGATGCAAACAAATAA
- a CDS encoding TonB-dependent receptor: MKNCILVITLISFSVYSNAQNRISGYIKDAKTGENLIGANIWQPATKKGTSANAYGFYSLNIPGDTATLEVSYVGYATTKKFVKLNGDTTIHFELNLSDELSEVVVKGTRPDLELTKMSSMKISAQDIKAIPALLGEVDVLKTIQLMPGVQSGSEGSSGIYVRGGGPDQNLILLDGVPVYNASHLFGFFSVFNADAISNVEVIKGGFPARYGGRLSSVIDINMKDGNMKNWQAEGGIGLISSRLSVEGPIKKDKGSIILSGRRTYIDILARPLIRASTDDVDLGYFFHDFNAKANYKFSDNDRVYLSAYTGKDKFYARDEYEFDNGGSINEYKDEAGIQWGNFTTAGRWNHLFSNQLFLNTTATYSRYSFDLFNESYSRYATPDEETEENFYTEYTSGITDYGLKFDFDYYLNNGHSLKFGANYIYHIFQPEAFNFEADFETGFESPDTQPIYGNEFSVYIEDEFEPIHKLKVNAGIHASAFRVRDEFYPSVQPRISARYLVNNKLSFKASYAEMAQFLHLLTNSGIGLPTDLWVPVTNNIEPQYAQQTAIGMSSLIADGKYDLSVEGYYKNMNNLLEYKEGSNFLNLDESWEDKVAIGDGWSYGAEFLFRKKEGNFNGWIGYTLSYNNRQFDDLNFGRVFPYKYDRRHDISVVTNYRLNDKWEISGTWVYGTGNSITLPIAKVPPLSERPRNNDGNYYGNDEVYQYSDRNAYRMPSYHRADFGITRHKEKDWGSSSWTISVYNLYNRQNPFFINTTTNSIGETSFNQVSLFQLIPSFTYNFKFRPNEK, from the coding sequence ATGAAAAACTGCATATTAGTTATTACCCTGATTAGCTTCAGTGTATATTCAAATGCTCAAAATAGAATCAGCGGGTATATAAAAGATGCTAAAACAGGTGAGAATTTAATTGGAGCCAACATCTGGCAACCTGCCACCAAAAAAGGAACCTCAGCCAATGCCTATGGCTTTTATAGCTTAAATATTCCCGGAGACACAGCGACTTTGGAAGTTTCTTATGTTGGATATGCCACCACCAAAAAATTCGTAAAGCTCAATGGAGACACCACCATCCATTTTGAATTAAACCTCTCCGATGAATTGTCGGAAGTGGTAGTAAAAGGAACGCGCCCTGATTTGGAGCTTACCAAGATGAGTAGTATGAAAATAAGTGCTCAAGATATAAAAGCCATTCCTGCTTTATTGGGTGAAGTCGATGTGTTGAAAACCATTCAATTGATGCCAGGCGTACAAAGTGGGTCAGAAGGAAGCAGTGGAATTTACGTAAGAGGCGGTGGACCAGATCAAAATTTAATTTTGCTTGATGGCGTTCCCGTTTATAATGCTTCCCACTTATTTGGTTTCTTTTCGGTTTTTAATGCCGATGCCATCAGTAATGTAGAAGTGATAAAAGGTGGCTTTCCAGCCAGATATGGTGGGAGATTATCCTCCGTGATCGACATCAATATGAAAGACGGCAATATGAAAAACTGGCAAGCAGAAGGTGGAATCGGCTTAATTTCATCCAGACTATCAGTAGAAGGACCCATCAAAAAAGATAAAGGCTCCATTATTCTCTCCGGAAGAAGAACTTATATTGATATTTTAGCAAGACCTTTAATTAGAGCGAGTACTGATGATGTGGATTTAGGTTATTTCTTTCATGATTTTAATGCCAAAGCCAATTATAAATTCTCCGATAATGATCGCGTTTATTTAAGTGCTTATACCGGAAAAGATAAATTCTATGCGCGCGATGAATATGAATTTGACAATGGTGGATCCATTAACGAATATAAAGACGAAGCAGGAATACAGTGGGGAAACTTTACTACTGCAGGAAGATGGAATCATTTATTTTCCAATCAACTATTTCTCAATACAACTGCCACTTACAGTCGTTATAGCTTTGATTTATTTAACGAAAGCTATTCCAGATATGCAACACCGGATGAGGAAACCGAGGAAAACTTCTATACCGAGTATACTTCAGGAATTACGGATTATGGTTTGAAATTTGATTTTGACTATTACCTAAACAATGGTCATTCCTTAAAATTTGGTGCCAATTACATCTATCATATTTTTCAACCTGAAGCCTTTAATTTTGAGGCAGACTTCGAAACTGGGTTTGAATCTCCAGATACACAACCTATTTATGGCAATGAATTTTCAGTTTATATAGAAGATGAATTTGAGCCGATCCATAAATTAAAAGTAAATGCAGGTATTCATGCCTCTGCTTTTAGAGTAAGAGATGAATTTTATCCATCGGTTCAACCTAGGATTAGTGCACGCTATTTAGTCAATAACAAATTATCCTTTAAAGCCTCTTATGCCGAAATGGCCCAATTTCTCCATTTGTTGACGAATTCAGGAATTGGCTTGCCAACAGATTTATGGGTGCCTGTTACTAATAATATCGAACCACAATATGCGCAACAAACCGCTATAGGAATGTCTTCATTAATAGCAGATGGAAAATACGACCTTTCTGTTGAAGGCTATTACAAAAACATGAACAACTTGCTTGAATATAAGGAAGGTTCAAACTTTTTAAATTTGGATGAAAGCTGGGAAGACAAAGTTGCTATTGGAGATGGATGGAGTTATGGAGCTGAATTTCTCTTCAGAAAGAAGGAGGGTAATTTTAACGGCTGGATAGGTTATACTTTATCCTACAATAACAGACAATTTGATGATCTAAATTTCGGGAGAGTATTTCCTTATAAATATGACCGAAGGCACGATATAAGTGTGGTAACAAATTATCGACTAAATGATAAATGGGAAATAAGCGGAACTTGGGTGTATGGAACCGGTAATTCTATCACGCTACCTATTGCAAAAGTTCCACCATTATCAGAAAGGCCTAGAAATAATGATGGTAACTATTACGGAAATGATGAAGTTTATCAATATAGCGATCGGAATGCTTATAGAATGCCTTCCTATCACCGAGCTGATTTTGGAATAACCCGACATAAGGAAAAGGATTGGGGAAGTTCAAGCTGGACCATAAGCGTTTACAATTTGTACAATAGGCAAAACCCTTTTTTCATAAATACCACCACTAATAGCATAGGGGAAACATCTTTCAACCAAGTAAGTCTTTTTCAATTAATTCCTTCTTTTACTTACAACTTTAAATTCAGACCAAATGAAAAATAA
- a CDS encoding RNA methyltransferase encodes MLTKNNTKFIKSLQLKKFRQKEALFIVEGAKNTLELLNSSYKLKYLIVSEDFLSRHQKEMNSSEIEPIIAKEKELSALGAFQSNTDALAVVHDKTPPKYDSNGFDLVLDDIRDPGNLGTIIRLADWYGIKNIICSETTAEFYNPKVISASMGSIFRTNLYRRDLKEFLTENKHRKIYGALLEGKNVHKVKFAKDGLLLIGNESHGINSDLIPLISDKITIPRIGEAESLNAAMATAIICDNVFRSY; translated from the coding sequence ATGCTTACTAAGAATAATACAAAGTTCATCAAATCTCTTCAATTAAAGAAATTCCGACAAAAAGAAGCGCTATTTATAGTTGAAGGAGCCAAAAATACCCTTGAATTATTAAATTCTTCCTATAAATTAAAATATTTAATTGTCAGTGAAGATTTTTTAAGTAGACATCAAAAGGAAATGAATAGTTCTGAGATTGAGCCAATCATTGCAAAAGAAAAAGAATTAAGTGCATTGGGCGCTTTTCAAAGCAATACTGATGCATTGGCAGTTGTACATGATAAAACCCCTCCAAAATATGACTCAAATGGTTTTGATTTGGTACTAGACGATATAAGAGACCCAGGCAACCTGGGGACGATTATCAGATTAGCTGATTGGTATGGTATCAAAAATATCATCTGTTCTGAAACTACTGCCGAATTTTATAACCCAAAAGTGATCAGTGCATCAATGGGTTCGATATTTAGAACTAATCTCTATCGAAGAGATTTAAAAGAATTTTTAACGGAAAACAAGCACAGAAAAATTTACGGAGCTTTATTAGAAGGAAAAAATGTACATAAAGTTAAATTTGCTAAGGATGGTCTATTGTTAATTGGTAACGAATCTCACGGTATAAATTCTGACTTAATTCCGCTGATTAGCGACAAAATAACCATTCCTAGGATAGGCGAAGCAGAATCGCTTAATGCCGCAATGGCTACGGCTATTATTTGTGATAATGTTTTTAGGAGTTATTAA